AGGCCATTGCATAGCACATTATCGCCGATCAGCATGCCGCCGGGGCGCAGCCGCGAGACGCACAGCTCGAGTGCTTTAACGGCGTCGTGCTCGTTAGAGAGGTTGCGCAGAATGTCGAGGAAGATCAGATCGAATGGGCCGCGCACCGTCTCGAGCACGCTGAACCACTCACCCTCGAGGATCGTCAGCCGGTCGGCGTAGCCGGCGCGGGTAATATACTCCTGGGCCAGTTTGTAGCGCTCGGGCTGGCGCTCGATCGCCGTGAGCCGCCCGCCGGCCGGCACGACTGCGCTCATCAGCCACATAGCCGCGTAGCCGGTGGCGGTGCCGATCTCGAGCACCTCGCGCGCGCCGCTGCTCTTGGCCAGCAGGTATAGTAGCTGGCCCTCGACCGGGCCGACCAATGGTAGGCCGCGGTTGTGGGCGCGCTGCTCGAGCTCGGCCAGCACTCCGGAGCGCGGGGGCATCAGGTTGGCTAGGTAGTCTTCAATCACAATATTTGTGATATCGTCACGCATCTGCTCTCTCCTTGTGCGCTCCAGAGCGGAATCGCGCCGTCCCGATTGTACCACATCTCGTGCGTTTCTGGCGATCTGGTTTGCGTTTAGGTGCGGTTCAAAACCCGCAGCTTCGGCTTGTCCTATGGTGCGGGCCTGGGGGCGGCGAAGCCACCCCAAATTGCTCTTTCAGGTGCGGCACCGGAAAACATACGCGATCAAGCGCAGCTGGTGTGATGGTGCGAATGTACCTGTTCAGACGTATGGGGTTGGGACGCGGACGAGCACGGACGAACGCGGACAGCGTACGCTCCGTCCGCGTTCGTCCGCGTTTGTCTGCGTCCTTTACCCCAACAGTGAACACCTTCGGTGCGTATATGCGCTTGACAAGCGCGAAAAAAGCTGCTAGAGTCAGGCCGAACTCGGCGGGAGTGGCGCAATGGTAGCGCATCTGCTTCCCAAGCAGAGGGCTGCGGGTTCGAATCCCGTCTCCCGCTCCATTTCCTTTGCGGGTGAGAACACACGTTCTCACCCGTTTGCTGGCCCGTCCCAATGCGATCTGGCAACGGCAAGACCATGCTATCGATTCGTGCCCTGTTGGCGCGTTACAGGCGCATCGCTCTTACGCACCCGTCCCGCCCGCTGATGTTTCATCGTAGCCAGGGAGGGAATGATGCGACGACGGTTCGTTCTGGCATTGGCCGCCGTGCTGCTTGCTGCGTGCGGGAGCAGCCCGGTGGCGGTGGCGCCACCAGCGGTGCCGACTAGGGTGCCACTGCGTGCGGTGAACCTAGAGCCGGTGCTGATTCAGGATGGCGACTTACCATCGGGACTCAGCCCTGCGCAGGTGTTCGACGCGCCACCGCCCGCCTTTAAGGACTATCCGGCCGCGACCAAGGCCGCGTACCAGCGGTTCCAGCGGGCGGGGGATACGGCGGGCGGGGTGACGGTTCTGCTCTATGAGCAGGCGGCCGACCTGGCGAACGCAGCGGCACAAGCCGTGCCGACCAAGAAGGACTATCAGGCCGTCGAAGGCGTCGGCGAGCGTGCCGCACTCTTCGTTCCGGAGTTGCTGACCGTCCGTCAGATCGGGTTTGTTCGCTGTCAGGCTGTGGTCAACGTCGTGATGGATCAGGTAGAGCCTGACGAACTGATCGCCTATGCAAAGCGCCTCGATCGGCGCCTGCAAGGCATGGTGTGTTAGGCAGCGAACCAGCTCGCTCTTGCCAGCTGGCCGGTACCAAAGCCGCCTGATAGCGTGCGTACGGGTGTTATAACGACGGCAGGCGGCGCTGGCAGATCTGGCACATCCCGTAGATCTCGAGCCAGTGCCCATCGACGCGAAAGTTGAGGCGCCTGGCCAGGCCCCCCAAGATCTGCTCGATATCGCAGCCCTCGAATGCGATCACCGAGCCGCAGCTTCGGCACACCAGGTGGTGCTGGTGGCCCTGTTCGATCGGCACATAGGCATGCTCATCGGCGGCTGCCGCCTCGCGTGTAGCGCTCCAGTGTACCCGTGCCAGCCAGTGATCATCGTGCAGCAGGTCGACGGTGCGGTAGACGGTAGCGCGCCCGATCGGGCCGTGCTCGCCACCAACATCCTTGAAGAGCTGTTCGGCGCTAAACGGCTGGGCATATTGCGCGATTCGTTCGAGAATGACGCGCCGCGGGCTTGTGACGCGATGCCCTTGTTCGCTCAAGTGGGTCAGAACTTTATCTACCCACGTCATGGCACTCGCTCCTGCTTAGGGGTGGTTCGAATCCTGTTCGAGTGGGAAGATCCGAAGCAGCCGAAGATCACCCCGAACCCCCGCTCTACGCTTCGAGTCGGGCTGACAAAGTGGAACAACGTAGGTTTTCAAGGGCGAGCCAAAGGCCCGCCCTTGAAAGCCTGCTTATGGATTGTAGCCCGACGCATCATGATGCTGCCCAGCGGCCGTGAAAGGCCACTGGCGCGCCTATGGGAATGGGATGCCTTCGTCGATGTTCAGCCCCACATGTGCCGCGTGAAAAGCCAGCGCTGCCTTGAGCGCCTCTACCTGCCCGCCGGCCGACCGGTCGCTAAACGTACGGGCGATCTGGGGTGATTTGCCCTCGTAGATCCGCACGAACCAGCCGTGGGTTCCGCCATGCACGCGGTTATTCAGTGTCTTAGTGGGCTGATCGACGCGCGTGATACCCTTGAGGCGGCCGAGATGCGCAGCGATCGTGCTCTTCGCTGCCAGCTGGGTCGAGCCGTTTACAGCCAGCTCAACATGCGACCAGATCCCATCCTGGCGTGTACGTACACTCAGCACTACGCCGGTGGTTTGCTCTACTGGTGTGTTGGCCGGGGCACGCAGGCGCAGCACATCGCCGATGCGCGGGGTGTCGGATAGTGAGCGTGGCCTACCACCGAGAAAGATGACTGCCGAGCGCCCCACCCAGGTATAACGATCGTCGGCGACCCGCGAGGCGCGTGCGGGCGATGAGTCCCACACTTGGGCGATTTCTGCTGGTACTTTGCGGAATGTTGGCATAGTTCAGTAACCACATCATGGTGTAGCAGTGTGTTTTCACACACATGCGACCGGTCATACGGGGACAAGCCGTTTAGCGAACAATGCTGTCTGCCTGGATCAGCAGACAGGTGACAAAAATACTACGCTGCTAATCTCTATTGTAACATATCCTTTCGGGATGGAAATAGCCATTAAGTCCCGTGCTGGTGCGGCCTTACGGTAGCCCATAAGGCATACAATTGGGCTAACCGTTCGGCCTGGCATTTCGGAAAGGTACCCGCGAATATGGTTCGCGGGCAGGCGCACGAACTGTGCCCCCACCCGCATGAGGTGCTCACGTGTAGGGTTTGCGCCCAGCCTGCCGGGCTGCATGGATACCCCTCCCCCGTACCCCATCCTCTATCCAGGAGGGGGTTAAGAATTTGGCGTTCCAATGCGGCGGCTCTGCCGCCGCATTGGAACGCTCATAGGATACCCCCCTCTCCCACGCTGGGAGAGGGGGGTTAGGGGGGTGAGGGCTGATCGCATTGGAACACGATCAATGAAAAACCCTCCACCTGAAAGCCCGCATGAGGGCAGTGTGTGCGCTGGCAGCTTTAATAGAGCTTAACCTTATGGCCGGCACGCTTGAGCAGCTCGCTGGCGATCACGTGGCGCTGGATCTCGTTGGTGCCCTCGAAGATACGCGTCACCCGCGCGTCGCGATACATGCGCTCGAGCGGCAGCTCGCGCGAGAAGCCCATACCGCCGTGGATCTGGATGGCCTCATCGATCACCTGCGAGGCGGCCTCGGTGCAGAACAGCTTGACGATGCTCGACTCGAGCGTGGCATTTTCGCCGCGATCGACCTTCTTAGCACAGTCGTAGACCATCTGCTCCATGGCGTAAATCTTCACGGCCATATCGGCAAGCTTGAACTGAATGGCTTGAAAATCGGCGATGGCGCGGCCGAATTGCTGGCGCTCGATCGCGTAGCGCACCGATAGATCGTAGGCTTCTTTGGCCGAGCCGAGGCTCGACGCACCCAGGCCGCAACGCCCGATGTCGAGCGTCTGCATGGCAGTGGCGAAGCCGGCGCCTACCTTGCCAAGCACGTTCTGGTTGGGCACCCGGCAGTCCTCGAAGAACAGCGCGGCGGTGTGCGAGGCGCGCAGGCCCATCTTCGGCTCGACTTTGCCGACCTTGAAGCCGGGGAAGTCTTTTTCGACGATGAAGCCGGTGATGCCGCCGCGCGCGCCAAGGTTGCGATCGTTGGTGGCAAACACCACCAGCACGTCGGCGAACGAGCCGTTGGTGATCCACATCTTCGAGCCGTTCAGCACCCAATCATCGCCATCGCGCGTGGCGGTGGTGCTAATATGCGCCGCGTCCGACCCGGCGTTCGGCTCGGTCAGCGCCCAGGCGCCCAGCTTCTGGCCCGTACACAGCGCTTTGAGGTAGCGCTCCTTCTGGTCGTCGGTGCCGCTCAGGTAGATCGACATTGCACACAGCTGGGCGTGCGCCCCGATGATCGTGGCGGTCGAGGCACATTTGCGGTAGATCTCCTCCATCAGCACACAGTAGCCAACCACGCCGGCATCGGCGCCGCCGTACTGCTCGGGGAAAGGCACCCCCAGCAAGCCTAGCTCGCCGGCCTTCTTCAGCACCTCGAACGGTACGCGCTCTTCTTCGTCGATCGCGCGCGCGATCGGCGCGACCTCTTTCTCGGCGAACTCGCGAACAGCCTGGCGAAGCATCTGAATGTCTTCGGGAAGCTCGTACTCCATTGTCGGTTCCTTTCGTAGCGGCCATGTTCGGCACGCATAGCAGCGAGTGAGGGAGATGCCTGAGGTGGCTCGATTATAGCAGTGAATACCGCACTGCGTCAATATGACGCGGCGCGGTAACTGTTCAGATTTGGGGTAAAGGAGTTTCGCGAGGAGCGGACGCCAATTCCTTGAGCCGTTTGAGGCACTCATCGAAGGGGTTGAGCTTGCGCGCCTGCCAGGTCTCAAATAAACTGGCAAGCCCCATGCGCGTCTTGGTTCCTTCCTTGCTGCGCGAGCCACCACCGATCTTGCGGCAAACCACCAGCGGACGGATGGAGCGTTCGGCCAGATTATTGCTCGCACTCAAGCCCGCAATGAGCACGAACTGGAACAGCTCATCTTCGTGCCGCAGCAACCGCTTGGCGAGCGCACCGCACGCATGCGTGGACGCTCTAGCGTACTGGAGCCCGAGTTGATGGCTGCCACTGGTCAACGCCACATACGCACACTCGCGCTCCGCCTGACTCGGCTCCGGGTGGTTGTCCAGCCACGTGTGCGCCTGATCATAGAGCGCCCGCACCGACTGCGCCCATGCCAGCACGTCCGTGTCCTGCGGATGCGCCGCTTTGAGTGCGTGCAGATCACGCAGCAGGTGCGTCCAGCAGCGTTGATGCTTGCCCGCATACGCGTTGTAGCCACCATAAAAGTCACTCACCAAGTGCCCGTGAAACTTGCCATCCAAGATGCGCTTGAGCACCGCTTGGGAGCGGCTGTGGTCATATTCATAATAACGGATGGCGTCGTCGCCTGGCGTCGAGAAGGCCCAGATATAGCCGTTTTGCCCATTCTCACGCCAGCTGGTTTCATCGCCGTGCAGGATCGGGCTCGCCCGCGCCGCCTGCTTGAGCTGGGTCAGCTCGTCTTGGAGCGTGCGACGGAGCTGATGCAGGAGTTCGACAATTTCACCCGTGCTGAGGTGCAACTGGTGCAGGCTGCTCAAATAGGCCTGAATACGCCGAATGGGCAAGCGCAAGGTGGTGCGCAGATAGGCAATCAAGCTGGCGATCCGCACGCCGATGCGCCCCTGACCGAGCACCACGCCGTCCAGGTCGAGCTTGGGGCTGTGCCAGCGTTTGCAGTGCGGACAGAAGCGTTTGATGATGCGGTGCTCAATGACCTCGATGGGCTGCGGTTCGGGCAGTTCCAGTACCTCACGTGCATAATCGAGGCTGTGGCCCTGCAAGCGATAGGCACAGTCGGGGCAGCGTTCGAGCGCATGCGCAACGCTACGGGTAGGTGTCATACGCTTACGACCGTGATTGTGGTGTGGCGCACGCTTCTTGCGCTTTGGTTTGGGTTCAGCGGATTTGGGACGATTGGACTTGACAAAGGGCGGCGGGTCAGTGTGCTGCTGCTCCAATTCAGCAATGCGCTGCTGCGCAGCAGCCAACTGCGCGTGCAGTTGCACGACCAAGGCGCGGAGTTCGGCATGCTCGGTCTGCAGCTGGGCATGGTCAGCTTGCAAGCGTGTATGTTCCTCAAGGAGCGTCATACGCAAAGTATACTACAGTTTCGGACCAGGATAACTGTGAACACTTACGCGGCGCGGCATCAGAGTGTCGCCAACACTTCCAGCCAATCACGCGTCCCACTCGAGTGTCCACGCGGCCCGGCGCACCCACTCGGCGTATGCCTCGGGCTGGCCGGCCACGCGCGTCAGGATGCCGGCGATCTGGCCAAGCGCAAGCGCGCGCAGCGCACCGGCCGGCGTACGCGGGTGTGGCACGATCTGGTGGTATTGCTGCTCGAATGCCTGCCAGAGTGCGCCCGGCGCCTGGCGCCAGCGTAATGTCCACCAGACCCACGCCAGGTCGAGGTGCGGATTGCCCCAGCCGGCCCATTCCCAATCGACCAGGGCCGGGGCGGGTGGATGCCACAGCAGGTTGTGGAGGCCCGCATCGCCATGCACCATGCTGGTGCTGCCTGCGTGCCAGGCCGGGTGATCCAGGCTGGCGGTAAGCGCGGCGTGCAGCTGCGTGCCGAGCGGATGGTGCGCCAGCTGTGCGCGCACCTGGCTGGTGCGGTTGGCCAGCAGCAGCGTATCGCCGGGCGGCCGCAGCGGCGATTGATGAACCGACGCGAGCAGGCGCGCGAGCGCGCCAACCGCCGCGCGCTGCACCGGTGCGGGCTGCGCGTAGATCGTCACACCGCTGGCGCCTGGCAGCATCGGCATCACCATGATCGTCCAGTCGCTGTCGTCGAGCAGGCCAACCAGCGCCGGCGCCGGCAAGCCGGTGCCTTGTAGCAGCGTGAGCACGCGCGCCTCGTGGCGCAGGGCCGCGCGCCTGGGTGGGTGCTCGGCGGCCTTCAGCACGCAGCGGCGCGCGCCGATCGTCACAAGCGCGCTGTGATGCGAAAAGCCGCCCACGGTTGGTGTGATCGCGCTGATCGGCAGCGCAGGCCAGGCGCGCGCGAGGCGCTCGGTGATCGGGTTGGGTAGCATAGGCAAAAAATGCCCGCGCGGCCATGTGCCGCCACGAGCCTCGACATACCCAGTATAGCACGGCCGGCTGCCGAAGAAAACTGTCGTTCGGCTGATGTTATGATCGGCGCGCTGTGCTATGCTATAGCAATCTGATCCGATTCGTACCGCGCCCATGCCGAGAGAGAGTCACGATGCGATCGTCTAGCCGCATGTACCGGCCGGCGCCCATCCCCAACGAGCCGGCGCTCGTCAAGCACGAGCTGGAAGAGGCCCACGCTACGATCCATCGGCTGCTGCGCCAGATCAGCAAAGAGCAGGCGCGCTGGAGCGAGGTGGTGCGCGCCTACAACAAGACGGTTGCGAGCCTGATGGAGATCACGCGCGAGAATGCCGCGATCGAGCACGATCGCGATCTGTGGAAGGCGCGTGCCGAGGGCGCGGCGGTGCCGTTCAATATCGGGGGCATGTCGATCGAGCTGACACCCGCCGAGGTTGGCGCCATTCGTAAGGCCATGGCGCGCCTGCATCATCCTGACGCCGGCGGCGACGCCGAGCGGATGAAGGCATGGAATGCCGCGCTCGACCCGCTCGACGCCTGAGCCGGCGCGCGGCGCCGCCGCTATTGCGTTCGGGCAGATGCACATCCAGCTTCTTGACATAACGAACATCCCAGAATAGGAACAAGGCTATTGGCATTGTAAAGCCGTAGCCAGGCCGGCCTGCGCACTAGGCCGGGCGGTGCTCGGCGGCGGTGCGGTGCAGCGTGTCGTGGACATGCGCGCGAATCTCGTCGTCGGTGTAGGTGCAGTTGGCGTCGCCATAGCTATAATCGAAGGTTTCGACCGGGAGCTGCTTGATACACGTGCTGCCGTGCCAGATGCTGAGCGTGAAATAGAAATTGCACATTCGCGCGTAGTCGTGGCTGTCGAATCTGGCCGTCCAGGTATATCCATCGCCCAGGTTGGTATGCTGGGGGAAGTGCTGCATGGTTACCTCACGGTGGCGTAGTTGGGTGCCGATTGCGGTGCGTAGCGCACCTGCCGCAATGCGGCCGTGCGTATAGGCTCAGCATACCACAGCCGGCGTAGCGCGGCCAGGTGTGTGACTTCCCCTGCGCCCATACCGTCCTACGCAGTGGTAGGCCGGGCTGCAACAACGGTAGGCCTGCCAGCGTCGGATGCGTGCCCACGCAGCGGGCAATTGTGAAAACCGCAGAACCCGGCAGTTCGCGGCAAGCGTCGAGCAGAGGTAGCATGAACCCAGCTGATCTGACTACATTTCTAGACACCCTGGTGCGCAGCCAGGTGAAGCTCAGCACAATGATCTGGGGGCCGCCCGGCATCGGCAAGTCGAGCATTGTCGCGCAGGTGGCGGCGGCGCACAAGCTTGCATGCATCGATTTACGGCTTTCGCAGCTGGCGCCAACCGACCTGCGGGGCCTGCCGGTAGCCAAGGCCGGCCGCTCGCACTGGTACCCGCCCGAGTTTCTGCCTTCGGATGGCGCGGGTGTGCTGTTTCTCGACGAGATCAACATGGCCCCGCCAACCATGCAGGGCATGGCCCAGCAGCTGATCCTCGACCGCAAGGTCGGCAACTATGTCGTGCCGGCAGGCTGGTTTATCTGGGCGGCCGGCAACCGCGAGGAAGATCGCGCGGCGGTGTTCGACATGCCCGCACCACTGGCCAACCGCTTCCTGCATGTCGAAGTGACGCCCGACTTCGAGGACTTCAAGGCCTACGCGCTGGCGCGGCAGCTGCACGAACACGTGGTAGCATTTCTGTCGTTCCGGCCGGCGCTGCTGCACAAAAGCGACGCGCTACAGCCGGCCTGGCCCTCGCCGCGCTCGTGGGAGATGGCCAGCCAGCTGCATGCGATCGGCCTGGAGGTAGCGGCCGCAATCGGCGCACCGGCCGCCAGCGAGTTCAACGCGTTTGTGGCACTGTACCGCGAGCTGCCCAACCTAGAGCAAATCATGGACGGCCATGGCGACGGGGTTAGCTTCCCCGACGAGCCGTCGGTGCGCTATGCCACGACAGTCGGCCTGACCGCCCGCGCCGCCGATGCGCAGCAAGCCTACCACGCGCTGCGCTGGCTCACGCGCGTGGCCGCCAGCGAGTGGGTGCAGCTGTGCGCTGCCGACATGTTCAAGGTGATGCGTGGCAAGCGCCAGTGGGGCCGGCTCAAACAGCTGCTGCAGGGCGACGATCAGCTGCGGGCATGGTTTGCCGAGCACCAGCGCCTGCTGGACACGCCGGCTGCCGGCGCGGGTGAGCTGGCCTTCTTTCGGTAGCTGGTTAGGGTTATGCGCCACAGCGCCACACCGCACACCGGGCTATGCACGCCCCCAGGCGCACTCATCCGTGGGGAGACCACATGGAGCTAGACCCAAACACCGCCCGGATCGTCAGTGCCTCGCTGCTGCGCATGCACGCGCGCAGTGCGTTCTTCACCTCGCTGGCGCTGTTCGCACGCTTCGAGGTGAGCTACGAGATCCCGACTGCCGCGACCGATGGGCGCTCGATCTTCGTCAACCCAAACTTCTTCGACACGCTGACCACTGCCGAGCAAGATGCCGTGCTGGTACACGAGGTGCTGCACGCGGCGCTGCTGCATGTGCCGCGGCGTGGCGGGCGCGACCCGCAGCTGTGGAACATCGCGGCCGATATCGTGGTGAACGGCATGCTCGTGCAGGAGCGCTACGATTTGCCGACCGGCGGCCTGCGCAACCAGCAGCTCGAGCATCTGAGCGTCGAGGAGGTATACGAGCAGCTGCTGCGCGAGCAGCCGAGCGACGAGCCGCAGCCCCAGCCGCAGCCCGACCTGCTCGAGCGTAGCCCGGCCGATGCCCAGGCGGCTGACGCAGATGCGCCTGGCCCCGGCAGCGGGCCGGCCGACGCCGAGGCGCGCAACCGCGCGCTCGAGAAGCACTGGCAGCAGGCTCACGAACAGGCCAGAATCGTCGCCGAAGAGACCGCGATCGGCACGGCGCCGGCCGGCATGGCGCGCGAGCTGGGCAGCCTATCGCCCGCCAAGCTCGACTGGCGCAGCTACCTGTGGCGCTTCCTGGTGCAGACACCGACCGACTTCCAGCATTTCGACCGGCGTTTCGTGGGGCGGGGCATGTACCTCGAGACGATCTCGGGCGAGCATCTGAATGTGCTGCTGGCGGTGGATACGAGCGGATCGATCGATCGGCAGGCCGTCGAACTGTTTCTCGGCGAAGTGCGCGGCATTCTGCGGGCCTACCCGCACCTGCGCTGCGACCTGTACTACGCCGACGCCGAAGTGTATGGCCCGCACCGGCTGACGCCCAGCTCGCCGCTGCCGCCGGTGGTGGGCGGCGGTGGCACCGATTTCCGGCCGTTCTTTGCGCGCATACCCACATATCGCCCGCCCTGGGAGCCATCGGTGGCGATCTACCTGACCGACGGCTACGGCGAGTTCCCCGAGCGCGCGCCGCGCTGCCCGGTGCTGTGGGTGGTGACGCCTGGTGGCATCGCGTTGGAGCGCTTCCCATTCGGCCAGGCCGTGCGGCTGCTGCCCAGCGCGCCGGCGCGCTAGCTGCCGAGGGCCGCGCGCCGCAGCGAAGCAACGCAGCCTAGCCGGCATCGGCCGGGTGCGCGGCCACATACGCCTGCCAGACCTGGTTGGCCTGTAGCTCGGCCAGGCCTGGCCGCGAGAACACCACGTCGTAGTCGGGGCCGACGCCCCCGCGCGTGTCGTTGGTGTCCCACTCGCGCACAATAAAGTGCTGCGTGCCGATCAGCACCGCCGTGAAGCGCTGGCCCAACGTGAAGGCCGGTGTGTCGGCCTGCGCAGTGGCATATATGCGCATGCCGCGCGTCTCGGTCTCCCAGCGCGTATCGATCGTCAAGTTAGCCCCGTTTTGCGCGATCTCCCACACATGCGCCGGCGCGTCGTAGCCCTGGGTCTCGCCGATCCAGCGCCCGGCGAACAGCGCCGCGTGTTTTGTTGCATTGCTCATATGGTTCTCTTTCTGCGCGCGGTGCAGCCACACCGGCGTGTAGGCTGATGCCCCCGCACATGAGCGCTACTCCCAGGTTGCGTCGCCGAAGAACTCGCCGTGCTCGCGTGCCACGAAGGCCTCGATCACCGCGCGCTTATCGCCCAGGCGGAAGGCCGGGCCGTGGCCGGGGTAGCACACCGTCGCATCGGGCCAGCTTAAAATCACCTCGCGCAGCGTGTGCAGGGTGGTCTTGAAATCGGCGGCCGACCAGGTGCGGCCCGGCCCGCCCTCGAAGATCGTATCGCCCACGATCACGCGCTGATCACCGACGATCGCGTAGCAGAGCATGTCGGGCAGGTGGCCGGGGGTATAGATAGCGCGCAGCGTGTGGCGCCCGACCGCGATCGTGTCGCCGTGGGCCAGCACGCGCTCGGCGCCGATCAGCATGTCGTTGAAGTGTGGCCCGGCATAGGCCAGCAGCGGCACCTGCAGCCGCGTGCGCATCTCGTCGAGCGCGCCAACATGATCGGGATGCGTGTGGGTCAGCAGGATCGCGATCGGCATTGTGCCGGCCAGCATCTCGCCGAGCGTGTCGGGGTCGGCGCCGGGGTCGATCAGCACACTCGCGCCGGTGGTCGGGCACACCAGCACGTAGGTATTCATCGGCCACGGGCCAACCGCGCGCGCGCGCAGCTCCATTGCGGTAGATGGTTGAGTCATGGATGCGCCTCCTTGTGATGCGGGCGGCGGGTTCGATCTATTGTATCATGTTCGCGCGCAGGCTGGCCGGCCTGTGGCAGCTTTGCCTGTGTACGGCGGTTTCGCGCGCAGCGCCAAGCCCGAAAAGCCGCACACTACACACCTGCCGATGCTGCGCACCGCGAGCGCAAGGTCGGCAGCTAACACAAGGGCAGCCCTATGAGCATGTTCGACCAACGCGCGGCCGCGTGCCCGCAGTTCTCTACCGACGAGGCCAGCGCGCTGGTGCGCGAGCGCTACGGCCTCGACCCGGCGGCGATCACGTCGCTCGGCAGCTTCCAGGATCAGAACTTCAAGCTCAGCACCGCCGACGGGCGCGTGTTCGTGCTGAAGATCGCCAACAGCGCCACCGCGCCGGCCGAGCTCGAGCTGCAGGGCCACGCGCTGGCACACCTGGCCACGCGCGACCCGGCCTTCCCAACCCCGCGCAACATACCCACGCTGGGCGGCGAGTTGATCACGCCGGCCGAGCAGAGCGGCACGGTGTACCTGGCCCGCCTGCTGACGTTCGTGCCCGGCCAGATGCTGGCGCAGGCCACGCGCGCGCCCGACACCGCCCTGCTGGCGGCGATCGGCGGCTTTGCCGGGGCGCTGACGCGCCGGCTGGCCGATTTCGACTACCCCGCGCCCGCCATGCCCAGCCAGTGGGATCTGCGCCACGCACCGGCGGTGGTGCGCGAATTCCTGCCGCACGTAGCGCTGCCCGAGCATCGCGCGCTGATCGAGCGCTTCCTGGCGCGCTACGAGGCGGCTGCGCTGCCCCGGCTGGCGCGCCTGCGCACCAGCATGATCCACGGCGACATCACCAGCTACAACCTGCTGGTCGAGCGCGACCAGGCCGGCGCGCTGGTGATTGGCGGCCTGGTCGACTTTGGCGACATGATGCGCAGCTACACGATCGGCGAGCTGGCGGTGTCGATCGCGGAGACCGCGCTGGACGGCCTGCGCGACCCGCTGGCGCTGGCCGCGCCTATGGTCGCCGGCTTCCACCAGGCCGTCGCGCTCGACGACGACGAGCTGGCGGTGCTGTTCGACATGGTGTGCATGCGCCGTTGTGTGGTGGCGGTCAGCATTGCTCAGCAGCTGAGCCTCGAGCCTGGCAATGCCTATGTACGCGCGCTCAGCGCGCACGACTGGCCTGTGTTGCAGCAGCTGCACGGCATCGCGCCGGCGCTGGCGCTGGCAGTATTCCGCCAGGCCTGCGGCCGCGAGCCGCACCCATCCGGCGCGGCGGTGCGTGGCTGGCTGGCCGAGCAGCGCGGCAGCTTCAGCCCGATCGTACCCAGCGAGCTGCTGG
The sequence above is drawn from the Candidatus Kouleothrix ribensis genome and encodes:
- a CDS encoding phosphotransferase, which gives rise to MLPNPITERLARAWPALPISAITPTVGGFSHHSALVTIGARRCVLKAAEHPPRRAALRHEARVLTLLQGTGLPAPALVGLLDDSDWTIMVMPMLPGASGVTIYAQPAPVQRAAVGALARLLASVHQSPLRPPGDTLLLANRTSQVRAQLAHHPLGTQLHAALTASLDHPAWHAGSTSMVHGDAGLHNLLWHPPAPALVDWEWAGWGNPHLDLAWVWWTLRWRQAPGALWQAFEQQYHQIVPHPRTPAGALRALALGQIAGILTRVAGQPEAYAEWVRRAAWTLEWDA
- a CDS encoding acyl-CoA dehydrogenase family protein, whose amino-acid sequence is MEYELPEDIQMLRQAVREFAEKEVAPIARAIDEEERVPFEVLKKAGELGLLGVPFPEQYGGADAGVVGYCVLMEEIYRKCASTATIIGAHAQLCAMSIYLSGTDDQKERYLKALCTGQKLGAWALTEPNAGSDAAHISTTATRDGDDWVLNGSKMWITNGSFADVLVVFATNDRNLGARGGITGFIVEKDFPGFKVGKVEPKMGLRASHTAALFFEDCRVPNQNVLGKVGAGFATAMQTLDIGRCGLGASSLGSAKEAYDLSVRYAIERQQFGRAIADFQAIQFKLADMAVKIYAMEQMVYDCAKKVDRGENATLESSIVKLFCTEAASQVIDEAIQIHGGMGFSRELPLERMYRDARVTRIFEGTNEIQRHVIASELLKRAGHKVKLY
- a CDS encoding MoxR family ATPase; translated protein: MNPADLTTFLDTLVRSQVKLSTMIWGPPGIGKSSIVAQVAAAHKLACIDLRLSQLAPTDLRGLPVAKAGRSHWYPPEFLPSDGAGVLFLDEINMAPPTMQGMAQQLILDRKVGNYVVPAGWFIWAAGNREEDRAAVFDMPAPLANRFLHVEVTPDFEDFKAYALARQLHEHVVAFLSFRPALLHKSDALQPAWPSPRSWEMASQLHAIGLEVAAAIGAPAASEFNAFVALYRELPNLEQIMDGHGDGVSFPDEPSVRYATTVGLTARAADAQQAYHALRWLTRVAASEWVQLCAADMFKVMRGKRQWGRLKQLLQGDDQLRAWFAEHQRLLDTPAAGAGELAFFR
- a CDS encoding MBL fold metallo-hydrolase, whose product is MELRARAVGPWPMNTYVLVCPTTGASVLIDPGADPDTLGEMLAGTMPIAILLTHTHPDHVGALDEMRTRLQVPLLAYAGPHFNDMLIGAERVLAHGDTIAVGRHTLRAIYTPGHLPDMLCYAIVGDQRVIVGDTIFEGGPGRTWSAADFKTTLHTLREVILSWPDATVCYPGHGPAFRLGDKRAVIEAFVAREHGEFFGDATWE
- a CDS encoding transcriptional repressor; translation: MTWVDKVLTHLSEQGHRVTSPRRVILERIAQYAQPFSAEQLFKDVGGEHGPIGRATVYRTVDLLHDDHWLARVHWSATREAAAADEHAYVPIEQGHQHHLVCRSCGSVIAFEGCDIEQILGGLARRLNFRVDGHWLEIYGMCQICQRRLPSL
- a CDS encoding O-methyltransferase; translation: MRDDITNIVIEDYLANLMPPRSGVLAELEQRAHNRGLPLVGPVEGQLLYLLAKSSGAREVLEIGTATGYAAMWLMSAVVPAGGRLTAIERQPERYKLAQEYITRAGYADRLTILEGEWFSVLETVRGPFDLIFLDILRNLSNEHDAVKALELCVSRLRPGGMLIGDNVLCNGLVVEEDAAPTVRGIQEFNRAIMQHPQLESVIIPLRDGVAICRKKD
- a CDS encoding IS66 family transposase; translation: MTLLEEHTRLQADHAQLQTEHAELRALVVQLHAQLAAAQQRIAELEQQHTDPPPFVKSNRPKSAEPKPKRKKRAPHHNHGRKRMTPTRSVAHALERCPDCAYRLQGHSLDYAREVLELPEPQPIEVIEHRIIKRFCPHCKRWHSPKLDLDGVVLGQGRIGVRIASLIAYLRTTLRLPIRRIQAYLSSLHQLHLSTGEIVELLHQLRRTLQDELTQLKQAARASPILHGDETSWRENGQNGYIWAFSTPGDDAIRYYEYDHSRSQAVLKRILDGKFHGHLVSDFYGGYNAYAGKHQRCWTHLLRDLHALKAAHPQDTDVLAWAQSVRALYDQAHTWLDNHPEPSQAERECAYVALTSGSHQLGLQYARASTHACGALAKRLLRHEDELFQFVLIAGLSASNNLAERSIRPLVVCRKIGGGSRSKEGTKTRMGLASLFETWQARKLNPFDECLKRLKELASAPRETPLPQI